Proteins found in one Leptospira bouyouniensis genomic segment:
- a CDS encoding MotA/TolQ/ExbB proton channel family protein: MQEFVDIGEKIIFLVMLLASILAIAVFIERLIVYKRNFNKESDSLLDSLTLLIRHRDLKGTEKLLESHPMENSYTRFIHFVLEREKENHKGLSELMEGKILKERLSLEERLPILNTLGNNTPFIGLLGTVLGVIKAFYGLGTLGNSGAEVVMRSISTALLATAAGLAVAIPVVMANNYFTRKMKLVIGQLEILSKEIHASFITSGKHNQSSSSTPNIHH; the protein is encoded by the coding sequence ATGCAAGAATTCGTAGACATTGGGGAAAAAATCATCTTCCTCGTGATGTTACTCGCGAGTATCCTCGCCATTGCTGTTTTCATCGAAAGGTTAATTGTTTATAAACGCAATTTTAACAAAGAATCAGATTCGCTCCTCGATTCTCTCACATTACTCATCCGCCACCGAGATCTAAAAGGCACCGAGAAATTACTCGAAAGCCATCCTATGGAAAATTCCTACACGCGTTTCATTCATTTCGTTTTAGAACGAGAAAAAGAAAACCACAAAGGTTTGTCGGAATTAATGGAAGGAAAAATTTTAAAGGAACGCCTGAGCTTAGAAGAACGCCTTCCAATCCTAAACACACTGGGGAATAATACTCCGTTTATAGGATTACTTGGTACGGTGCTTGGCGTCATCAAAGCTTTTTATGGTTTAGGAACTCTTGGGAACTCAGGGGCCGAAGTTGTCATGCGTAGTATTTCAACCGCTCTCCTTGCCACCGCAGCAGGACTTGCAGTTGCAATCCCAGTGGTGATGGCCAATAACTACTTCACACGAAAAATGAAACTAGTGATCGGACAATTGGAAATCCTTTCCAAAGAAATTCATGCGAGTTTTATCACGAGTGGAAAACATAATCAATCTTCCAGCTCAACACCGAATATTCATCATTAA
- the meaB gene encoding methylmalonyl Co-A mutase-associated GTPase MeaB: MDQANKADEKKNEPNAGAKPKSALSVNPGVADAPAISPYIKEQRKSLSKKETTAESLAEGILAGNRTALSKAITLVESNLDEHNDKAQAVLELVMPKVGNSIRIGITGVPGVGKSTFIESFGSFILEQNRKLAVLAIDPSSQRTRGSILGDKTRMEILSKSENAFIRPSPSSGSLGGVARKTRESMYLCEAAGFDTIIIETVGVGQSETQVHSMVDFFLLLMLAGAGDELQGIKRGIMEMADLIAINKADGPNEAYATRARAEYESALHLFPAPESKWTPRATTCSGLGGKGIDEIWKLIQDYISTTTANGYYAKNREDQTKTWFEESLREAVLDQFYATKGKKEAIFESEQKLMLGKSTLLREIKTLLGK, from the coding sequence ATGGACCAAGCAAACAAAGCTGACGAAAAGAAAAATGAACCCAATGCAGGTGCCAAACCAAAATCCGCCCTTTCGGTAAATCCTGGTGTGGCAGATGCCCCTGCCATTTCTCCTTATATCAAAGAACAACGTAAGTCCTTATCCAAAAAAGAAACCACTGCAGAATCCCTTGCCGAAGGAATCCTCGCAGGAAACCGTACGGCTCTCTCCAAGGCCATCACCCTCGTCGAAAGTAATTTGGATGAACACAATGACAAAGCCCAAGCCGTCTTAGAACTCGTGATGCCAAAAGTGGGAAACTCCATTCGCATTGGGATCACAGGAGTACCGGGAGTTGGAAAATCCACTTTCATTGAAAGTTTTGGCAGTTTTATCCTCGAGCAAAATCGAAAACTCGCAGTATTAGCCATTGATCCGAGTAGTCAACGAACGAGAGGATCAATCCTTGGTGATAAAACTAGGATGGAAATTTTATCCAAATCAGAAAATGCATTTATCCGTCCTTCACCTAGCAGTGGTTCGCTTGGAGGAGTCGCAAGGAAAACTCGCGAAAGTATGTATCTCTGTGAGGCCGCAGGATTTGACACTATCATTATTGAAACCGTGGGAGTGGGACAATCGGAAACACAAGTTCATTCCATGGTGGATTTCTTTTTACTGTTGATGCTTGCAGGAGCAGGAGATGAACTCCAAGGGATCAAACGAGGGATCATGGAAATGGCCGACCTCATAGCCATCAACAAAGCCGATGGTCCAAATGAAGCTTATGCCACAAGAGCAAGAGCCGAATACGAATCAGCGCTCCACCTTTTCCCAGCACCAGAATCCAAATGGACACCTCGTGCAACCACTTGTAGTGGATTAGGTGGCAAAGGGATCGACGAAATTTGGAAGCTGATACAAGACTATATCTCTACAACTACAGCAAACGGATATTATGCGAAAAACAGAGAAGACCAAACCAAAACATGGTTTGAGGAATCCTTAAGAGAAGCAGTGCTCGATCAGTTTTATGCCACCAAAGGCAAAAAAGAAGCCATATTTGAATCGGAACAAAAACTAATGTTGGGCAAATCTACACTTCTCCGCGAAATTAAAACCCTCCTCGGTAAATAA
- a CDS encoding histidine kinase: MTKRILQKLFGTEFDPISLVAVYSEILNKLYLLGFAYTLAYAHSVYLEWGKDDLTNCYLSFVQLLLSLGLVSLSLFYRNVNPTITRLVRLVFFVLVIVEIETGFHDSNIPYFDPRNWLTIIALIGTSSFFYPGLVWQFILEWTIVFFVYLVRVQIQNEGTIPIETWREMSTTVPLFLVAFFLNHWWFQTRYIAAYRGMLLDEKRRTFFQDIHDSLGSKLTDLILLSQSMEQNPKSFSTLQILKLKELSESALQSLRSQVQEEDQREILQESLIDGIHLLVKRRYKMIGREISILQDSMDENTIIQIKEPESAHHLLQILKEITTNDLRHGYGKTICEVSTKNDQIQINFYPETIRTNLSVRMENEKRKKNLTEVGLGEKGIHQRIQFLQGDLEIIPSPYQIKMQFPKSLFVI, encoded by the coding sequence ATGACCAAAAGAATTTTGCAAAAACTTTTTGGAACTGAATTTGACCCAATTTCACTCGTCGCTGTATATTCTGAAATTCTAAACAAACTTTATCTTTTAGGTTTTGCATATACTCTCGCGTATGCGCACAGTGTTTATTTAGAATGGGGAAAGGATGATTTAACAAATTGTTATCTTTCATTTGTACAACTTTTGCTTAGTTTGGGTTTGGTAAGTTTATCGTTATTTTACCGAAACGTAAATCCTACAATTACTCGTTTAGTAAGATTGGTATTTTTTGTTTTAGTCATTGTCGAAATTGAAACTGGATTTCATGATTCAAATATTCCTTATTTTGATCCAAGGAATTGGCTGACCATCATTGCATTGATTGGTACTTCTTCTTTTTTTTATCCAGGACTTGTTTGGCAATTCATCCTCGAATGGACGATTGTTTTTTTTGTATATTTGGTTCGTGTTCAAATTCAAAATGAAGGTACCATACCCATCGAAACATGGAGAGAAATGTCAACGACTGTCCCCCTATTTTTAGTCGCATTTTTTCTAAACCATTGGTGGTTCCAAACACGCTACATTGCTGCGTATCGAGGAATGTTATTGGATGAAAAACGTAGGACTTTTTTCCAAGACATACATGATAGTTTGGGTTCCAAACTCACAGATCTTATTTTACTATCTCAGTCCATGGAACAAAATCCCAAATCCTTTTCAACTCTGCAAATTCTAAAGTTAAAAGAACTTTCTGAATCTGCCTTACAATCATTACGAAGTCAGGTCCAAGAAGAGGACCAGAGGGAAATTTTACAAGAGTCACTCATTGATGGGATTCATCTTTTGGTGAAAAGAAGATACAAAATGATTGGAAGAGAAATTTCAATCTTACAAGATTCAATGGATGAAAACACTATCATCCAAATCAAAGAACCTGAATCCGCTCACCATCTTTTACAAATACTGAAAGAAATCACAACAAATGACTTACGCCATGGATATGGAAAAACGATTTGTGAGGTCAGTACAAAAAATGATCAAATCCAAATTAATTTTTATCCAGAAACAATTAGAACAAACCTATCTGTCCGAATGGAAAATGAGAAGAGGAAGAAAAATTTGACTGAAGTTGGTCTCGGTGAAAAAGGAATCCATCAAAGGATTCAATTTTTACAAGGTGATTTGGAAATCATACCCTCTCCCTACCAAATCAAAATGCAATTTCCAAAATCTTTGTTTGTCATATGA
- a CDS encoding efflux RND transporter permease subunit gives MSIASFSIKRPIFISSLVIIMVITGFISLKRIGVDLFPDINIPFVVVSTVYPGAGPEEIETSISKPLEEELSSISGLKRITSRNQEGISLVFAEFSLTTDIKYAEQQVRDKTARVKPLFPEASKEPLVQRFDPSDQPIMRISLFADLPEGELYDLAKEKIKTKLEQVNNVGAVKIIGGSRREIHIELDRNKINSYQVPALAIGNQIKNSGVNIPAGKVEGGEKETSFRTVAKYESLSQIENTVVSFGGEFGRGVLVKDLGQVKDTLQDRQTLGMLYAPVKTEEHEEPSIIGKLLFKYEAPKKERVQKKALFLDVYKQSGANTVEVADGILGKIDTINEQIKDLKGAPKVILIRDGSKWIRANIEDVTIAIILGIFLAVLVVYLFLGNVRSTLITGMALPNSMLGAFIIMYAMGFTMNVMTLLALSLAVGLLVDDAIVVRENIFRKLEEGESVIVAARKGTEEVTLAVIGTSLTVIAVFLPIGFLSGIVGQFFKQFGLTVVFAMIISLFDGLTVAPMLSAYFAGKNDIHKEKNIVLRYFDKFQEFLDRMYGITMKFALKKPWAVILLTFLTLITSIFSLAFVKKTFLPASDQGEFMVNVEMAPGTSLSGTSEMVEKIQSEIIKNIPELELLATVVGNNDGESNIATIGVALLPSEYRKRTTGDVKDQIREFLKAYPEARPKVNDYSAIGGGVQYPFNLNLKGENLKDLETYSFKVMEELRKIPDLTDVDTTYRTGKPEFQVVPDRAKMQTVGVVAGVMGAELRYHIEGGEVAKYLENGIEYDVRLRLREDQRNLRKSFYETRVPNIQNKLIPLNAIADGKESTSPARIIREDRSRVVPINANLAPGGAIASASESAVKILKEKLPPPPGITYSFVGQSEDFKELLQNIVLAFGMALIFIYLVLASLYESFITPITILFAIPPAISGAFFALALTGEMLNLFSMIGLILLMGLVAKNSILLVDHAMLAMKEHGLSRDEAIFDAGAKRLRPILMTSLAMIAGTLPIALGIGEASKSRTAMGIAIIGGLILSTLITLIVVPAVFGYIDRLREKIEGAFRPDFEIRPEDLED, from the coding sequence ATGAGTATTGCTTCTTTTTCGATCAAACGTCCCATTTTTATTTCATCTCTTGTGATCATCATGGTGATCACAGGATTTATTTCCTTAAAACGTATCGGTGTGGATTTATTCCCAGATATCAACATTCCTTTTGTTGTGGTGTCAACAGTCTACCCTGGAGCAGGGCCAGAAGAAATTGAAACTTCCATTTCCAAACCATTGGAAGAGGAACTCAGTTCCATTTCTGGACTCAAACGCATCACATCCAGAAACCAAGAAGGGATTTCTTTGGTGTTTGCTGAGTTTAGTTTGACCACCGATATCAAATATGCAGAACAACAAGTTCGGGATAAAACGGCAAGGGTCAAACCACTTTTCCCAGAAGCATCGAAGGAACCACTGGTGCAAAGGTTTGATCCCTCGGACCAACCCATTATGCGGATCTCCTTATTTGCAGACCTTCCTGAAGGAGAACTCTATGATTTGGCAAAGGAAAAAATCAAAACCAAACTAGAGCAGGTGAACAATGTTGGTGCTGTAAAAATCATCGGTGGGTCCCGTCGTGAAATTCATATCGAATTGGATCGGAACAAAATCAATTCCTACCAAGTCCCAGCCCTTGCGATTGGGAACCAAATTAAAAATTCAGGTGTGAATATCCCTGCAGGGAAAGTGGAAGGAGGGGAAAAAGAGACTTCTTTTCGGACTGTTGCAAAATACGAATCGTTATCCCAAATCGAAAATACAGTCGTTTCTTTTGGTGGTGAATTTGGTCGAGGGGTCCTTGTGAAAGACTTAGGCCAAGTGAAAGACACATTGCAAGACCGCCAAACACTTGGTATGTTGTATGCTCCGGTCAAAACTGAAGAACACGAAGAACCTTCCATTATTGGAAAATTATTGTTCAAATACGAAGCTCCCAAAAAAGAAAGAGTCCAAAAAAAAGCACTTTTCTTAGATGTTTACAAACAATCCGGAGCCAACACGGTCGAAGTTGCAGATGGAATCTTAGGCAAAATTGATACCATCAACGAACAAATCAAAGACCTCAAAGGAGCTCCTAAGGTCATTTTGATACGAGATGGGTCCAAATGGATCCGTGCTAATATTGAAGACGTTACCATCGCTATCATTTTGGGAATCTTCCTTGCTGTCCTTGTTGTGTATTTATTTCTCGGGAATGTACGTTCTACTTTGATTACTGGAATGGCTCTCCCCAACTCTATGTTAGGTGCATTTATCATCATGTATGCAATGGGATTTACCATGAACGTGATGACTCTACTTGCTTTATCACTTGCAGTAGGTTTACTCGTTGATGATGCCATTGTGGTAAGAGAAAACATTTTCCGAAAACTTGAAGAAGGGGAATCGGTCATCGTAGCAGCAAGGAAAGGAACGGAAGAGGTAACACTTGCCGTTATTGGAACTTCTCTTACGGTGATCGCTGTTTTTTTACCGATAGGCTTTTTATCTGGAATTGTCGGTCAGTTTTTCAAACAATTTGGACTCACAGTTGTTTTTGCTATGATCATCTCTCTCTTTGATGGTCTGACTGTCGCTCCAATGTTATCTGCTTACTTTGCAGGCAAAAACGATATACATAAAGAAAAAAATATTGTCCTCCGTTATTTTGATAAGTTCCAAGAATTTTTGGACAGAATGTACGGAATCACTATGAAGTTTGCCCTCAAAAAACCTTGGGCTGTGATCCTACTTACTTTTTTAACTCTGATCACAAGTATCTTCTCACTTGCCTTTGTGAAAAAAACCTTTCTCCCTGCGAGCGATCAAGGGGAGTTTATGGTGAATGTGGAAATGGCTCCAGGAACTTCTCTTTCTGGCACATCGGAGATGGTGGAAAAAATCCAAAGCGAAATCATCAAAAATATCCCTGAATTAGAACTGCTTGCCACTGTTGTCGGGAATAATGATGGTGAGTCTAACATTGCAACAATTGGTGTGGCACTTCTCCCTTCCGAATATCGAAAACGTACCACGGGTGATGTCAAAGACCAAATTCGTGAATTTTTAAAAGCGTATCCTGAAGCACGACCTAAAGTGAACGACTATTCAGCGATAGGTGGTGGTGTCCAATATCCATTTAACTTAAACTTGAAAGGTGAAAACTTAAAAGACTTGGAAACTTACTCTTTTAAAGTGATGGAAGAACTCCGTAAAATTCCAGACCTCACAGATGTGGATACAACATATAGAACAGGTAAACCAGAATTCCAAGTGGTTCCTGACCGTGCCAAAATGCAAACTGTAGGTGTTGTGGCTGGTGTTATGGGAGCCGAACTCCGTTATCATATCGAAGGTGGAGAAGTAGCCAAGTATTTAGAAAACGGAATCGAATATGATGTGAGACTCCGGCTGAGAGAAGACCAACGAAACCTTCGAAAGTCCTTCTATGAAACTCGGGTTCCGAATATCCAAAATAAATTGATTCCATTAAATGCAATTGCCGACGGAAAGGAAAGCACATCCCCTGCAAGGATCATCCGAGAAGACCGCTCCCGCGTGGTTCCTATCAATGCAAACCTTGCTCCTGGTGGTGCCATTGCTTCTGCTTCAGAATCAGCGGTTAAAATTCTCAAAGAAAAGTTACCACCACCTCCTGGGATCACTTATTCATTTGTTGGTCAATCAGAAGACTTTAAAGAGTTATTACAAAACATAGTCCTAGCATTTGGGATGGCGCTCATTTTCATCTATCTTGTGTTAGCTTCACTCTATGAGTCATTCATTACACCTATTACGATATTATTTGCCATTCCACCAGCAATTTCAGGTGCATTTTTTGCTCTGGCTTTAACTGGAGAGATGTTGAATTTATTCAGTATGATTGGACTGATTTTACTTATGGGGCTTGTTGCCAAAAACTCGATTTTACTCGTGGACCATGCAATGCTTGCCATGAAGGAACATGGATTGTCTAGGGACGAAGCGATCTTCGATGCGGGGGCAAAAAGGCTACGACCAATCCTTATGACCTCTCTTGCAATGATCGCAGGAACTTTACCGATTGCCTTGGGTATTGGAGAAGCTTCCAAATCAAGAACGGCGATGGGAATTGCAATCATCGGTGGGCTTATACTCTCTACCCTCATTACACTCATCGTAGTTCCTGCTGTGTTTGGTTATATTGACAGGTTACGGGAAAAAATTGAAGGAGCTTTCCGCCCAGATTTTGAAATTCGACCAGAAGATTTGGAAGATTGA
- a CDS encoding PilZ domain-containing protein — protein MSSERRIYKRISEKVHLTYRVIQSGAGSAQYLPSDKGEGDSQDISEGGLLFRTKEPMPLGTRLELELRFPDVKYVLYPKAKVVRLEEFGEGAFYEVGLEFNQIFEDDKNLLLNHIKRLEI, from the coding sequence ATGTCTAGCGAACGCCGAATTTACAAACGTATCTCTGAAAAAGTCCATCTCACATACCGTGTGATCCAATCGGGTGCAGGCTCGGCACAATACCTACCCAGTGACAAAGGGGAAGGGGATTCGCAAGACATCTCTGAAGGAGGGTTACTCTTTCGCACTAAAGAACCAATGCCACTTGGGACAAGGCTTGAGTTGGAACTTCGTTTTCCAGATGTGAAATATGTTTTGTATCCTAAAGCAAAGGTAGTTCGTTTGGAAGAATTTGGTGAAGGTGCTTTCTATGAAGTGGGTTTAGAGTTTAACCAAATTTTTGAGGACGATAAAAATCTACTTCTCAATCATATCAAACGATTGGAAATTTAA
- the scpA gene encoding methylmalonyl-CoA mutase → MKKPNFATTPLSFSTPKPDPKSISLWQTAEGISIQSRYQNSDLDGMEHLNYAAGIPPYLRGPYSTMYVNKPWTIRQYAGFSTAEESNAFYRRNLAAGQKGLSVAFDLATHRGYDSDHERVVGDVGKAGVAIDSVLDMKILFDQIPLDQMSVSMTMNGAVIPVLAFYIVAAEEQGVSKDKLSGTIQNDILKEFMVRNTYIYPPKHSMKIIADIFGYTSKYMPKFNSISISGYHMQEAGATADLELAYTLADGWEYIKTGIASGLSVDEFAPRLSFFWAIGMNHFMEIAKMRAGRLLWAKIVNQFQPKSTKSLALRTHCQTSGWSLTEQDPFNNVGRTCIEAMAAALGHTQSLHTNALDEAIALPTDFSARIARNTQIYLQEETNIHRVIDPWGGSFYVEKLTNDLVHKAWDLITEVQKLGGMAEAIETGIPKMRIEEASARKQARIDSGKDVIVGVNRFRLDKEAPLDILDIDNTAVRIAQIKRLEQMKKDRDNTAVEAALNAITKCAETGNGNLLELAVDAARKRASLGEISYAMEKVFGRYKAVIRSISGVYSSEISEDKGYIEARSLADEFAKLEGRRPRIMVAKMGQDGHDRGAKVISTSFADMGFDVDIGPLFQTPAEVAKQVVENDCHILGVSSLAAGHKTLVPQVIEELKKLGAEDVLVVVGGVIPAQDYDFLYKSGATAIFGPGTVISEAAKQILNLLLGERRAA, encoded by the coding sequence ATGAAGAAACCTAATTTTGCAACTACTCCACTTTCTTTTAGTACTCCAAAACCAGACCCTAAGTCCATTTCCCTTTGGCAAACGGCTGAAGGGATCTCTATCCAATCACGATACCAAAACTCTGACTTGGATGGGATGGAACATTTAAATTACGCAGCAGGAATCCCACCTTACCTTCGGGGACCCTACTCCACGATGTATGTGAATAAACCTTGGACGATCCGCCAGTATGCAGGATTTTCCACGGCTGAAGAATCCAATGCCTTTTATCGCAGGAACTTAGCAGCGGGGCAAAAGGGACTTTCCGTTGCCTTTGACCTTGCAACTCACAGGGGTTACGATTCCGACCACGAACGCGTAGTCGGAGATGTAGGAAAAGCGGGAGTGGCCATTGATTCGGTCCTAGATATGAAAATCCTCTTCGACCAAATCCCTCTCGACCAAATGTCAGTTTCCATGACAATGAATGGTGCCGTCATTCCTGTGCTTGCCTTCTACATTGTCGCTGCGGAAGAACAAGGGGTTTCCAAAGATAAACTTTCAGGGACCATCCAAAACGACATCTTAAAAGAATTTATGGTGCGAAACACATACATTTACCCACCAAAACATTCCATGAAAATCATTGCCGATATCTTTGGTTATACTTCCAAGTACATGCCTAAGTTTAACTCGATTTCCATCTCTGGTTACCATATGCAAGAAGCAGGTGCCACTGCGGATTTGGAACTCGCTTATACACTTGCTGATGGATGGGAATACATCAAAACAGGGATTGCGTCTGGGCTTTCGGTAGATGAATTTGCACCTCGCCTTTCCTTCTTTTGGGCGATTGGGATGAACCACTTTATGGAGATTGCCAAAATGCGGGCAGGACGTCTGCTTTGGGCAAAAATTGTGAACCAGTTCCAACCAAAGTCCACAAAGTCTTTGGCGCTACGAACTCACTGCCAAACCTCAGGGTGGTCACTCACAGAACAAGACCCATTCAATAACGTAGGAAGGACTTGTATTGAAGCCATGGCAGCAGCTCTAGGTCATACTCAATCCCTCCATACAAATGCCCTGGATGAAGCGATTGCCCTCCCGACTGACTTCTCTGCAAGGATTGCACGAAACACACAGATTTATCTACAAGAAGAAACAAACATCCACCGTGTCATCGACCCTTGGGGTGGATCATTTTATGTGGAAAAACTTACCAATGACTTAGTCCACAAAGCATGGGATCTTATCACAGAAGTACAAAAATTAGGTGGTATGGCAGAAGCAATTGAGACGGGAATTCCAAAGATGCGTATCGAAGAAGCATCGGCAAGAAAACAAGCTCGTATCGACTCTGGAAAGGATGTAATTGTGGGTGTGAATCGGTTCCGTTTGGATAAGGAAGCTCCACTTGATATTTTGGATATCGACAACACTGCCGTTCGAATTGCACAGATCAAACGTCTTGAACAAATGAAAAAAGATCGAGACAATACTGCCGTCGAAGCTGCGTTAAACGCGATTACCAAATGTGCGGAAACTGGTAATGGGAACTTATTAGAACTCGCAGTGGATGCCGCAAGAAAACGTGCTTCACTCGGTGAAATTTCTTATGCAATGGAAAAAGTATTCGGGAGGTATAAAGCTGTGATTAGGTCCATCTCTGGAGTTTACTCCTCAGAAATTTCCGAAGACAAAGGTTATATAGAAGCAAGGTCGCTTGCGGATGAATTCGCGAAACTGGAAGGAAGAAGACCAAGGATCATGGTTGCCAAAATGGGACAAGATGGCCATGACCGAGGTGCCAAAGTGATCTCTACCAGTTTTGCCGATATGGGGTTTGACGTTGATATCGGACCACTTTTCCAAACTCCAGCAGAAGTTGCCAAACAAGTAGTTGAAAACGACTGCCATATTTTGGGAGTTTCTTCTCTTGCTGCAGGACACAAAACACTTGTGCCCCAAGTGATTGAAGAATTGAAAAAACTGGGAGCAGAAGATGTGTTAGTTGTTGTGGGGGGAGTGATCCCTGCACAAGATTACGACTTTCTCTACAAATCAGGTGCTACTGCCATTTTTGGACCAGGGACCGTGATTTCTGAAGCTGCTAAACAAATCTTAAATTTGTTACTCGGCGAACGAAGAGCTGCTTAG
- a CDS encoding response regulator transcription factor, giving the protein MNTIQIGIIEDNLDYLNSLLEVLKKEESITISTWNSAEAFYSNPPKGELNLLVLDIGLPGESGIDVLKKYHTIETRKSLVISSLQTDDVIFSAIKNGASGYIWKSELDSLLETIQTILEGGSVISPSIATKVLLAFRKPELNQKQSPHPKKESGLEILSPRERQILELIIEGDSPQQIAQLFGTTLGTVRQQIKTIYKKLQVNTRVQMLKKARLFGIF; this is encoded by the coding sequence ATGAATACGATCCAAATTGGCATAATTGAAGATAACCTCGATTATTTGAATTCACTCCTTGAGGTACTCAAAAAGGAAGAATCAATAACGATTTCCACTTGGAATTCTGCAGAGGCTTTTTATTCAAATCCTCCCAAAGGGGAATTAAACCTTTTGGTCCTTGACATTGGTTTGCCTGGTGAAAGTGGAATTGATGTTCTAAAAAAATACCATACGATCGAAACTAGGAAAAGCCTCGTGATTTCTTCTCTCCAAACGGACGATGTTATATTCTCCGCTATCAAAAACGGAGCATCAGGTTATATTTGGAAATCCGAATTAGACTCACTCCTGGAAACAATCCAAACAATTTTAGAAGGTGGGAGTGTTATTTCTCCATCGATTGCCACAAAAGTATTGTTAGCCTTTCGAAAGCCAGAATTGAACCAAAAACAATCTCCCCATCCTAAAAAAGAATCTGGGTTAGAGATTTTGTCTCCAAGGGAAAGGCAGATTTTAGAGCTGATCATTGAAGGGGATTCACCCCAACAAATCGCTCAATTGTTTGGAACAACCCTAGGAACCGTAAGGCAACAAATCAAAACGATCTACAAAAAACTCCAGGTCAATACTCGGGTCCAAATGTTAAAAAAAGCTAGGTTATTTGGTATTTTTTGA